ACGTTGTTCCATAGTATAGTCATTTTTGAATGGTTTATAATTACGTACACTTATCGACAGGCATTACAAACAGAGTTATTAAAAAATTACTTAATACCGTGTATTTATAAATAACATGTGTGCGATCTTAAAATAGTATGTATATTGGAAAGCTTAAGAAAGAGGTAGTTATTATTAAATGGTAACCTTCTAACGTGGCACTTAAAAGGCTAAACGTAATAGACATTTTTAGTACGTAATAAATGTTTCGTACCTGTTAAAATACTCTTAAATCGTTCCTTTTTTCATGGTCGTATTCGTTTCTCTTTTATAATTTAACAAAATTAAAGTAAAGTGCATTAAAGTGCACACTCCAGCCGTTAAATATGATCCATAACTGAATTTATACTACAAAGGATATCCCGCGACCCAGAGAATCAAAAACCATCCATTATACTAGGTTCTCTTTATTATATTCGTTAATCGAGCGTATACAACGCAACAAACCACATACATACCTAtattttatagaaaattttatttgattacagaaaaattcaattttaaaGTGAAGCGGGTAACTTTAGAACTATATCAGATATTTTTTGAATAGAAAGTTGTATTTTTTACATGAAATCCCCTCGTTACATTGAAGTCTTCGAGAAAAGAAAACATAATTCTAAAAATTCAGCTATCTTCTAATGATTCACTTCCTAGCCTCAACATTTCTGTTCTGATTGCAATCAGACAAAATATCCATCAGATTGTAAAAAACTCTGtatggaaagaaagaaaaaaaaaacaacacgaAAGCCTCGATCTAATACAGTGTGTAGCCTTGCTCATCAAGTAAATGGCAGCAATCGACGATATGATTGTTACGTTTGCATGCAATTGCGATTCTCATTATCGTATAAATAGTCAAACAACAGCACGGTCGCGCAATAAGGACACCGTGATATCACGCGAAACGTCCGGGTGTCGTTAGCGCGGGAAAAGGAGGGTGCACGCGTTTTTCTTTGCGTTCTTCTATTTGATAGGAAACGAGTCCCCGGACAGCAGGGGTGCAAAAAGTAAAAAAGGTATCACGTGCAACGATAGGGTCACTGTGTTGTCGGTGTTGTCGGCACGGACGAGTTCGCATGCCTATATCGTGCGATCTACTACATAATTCCGTTGAACTAGACCTACTAACCGAgacacatttcatatcgatctaTTCCACACGCATGTAAAGTGGTTTGTCCTGTGAACGAACAGTGGCTGGTGTACGCGTCTCTGTTCCGATGACCACCAGTGAAACCTGCCTATAGACCGAACCTGTGCGTTGGGGGTGGGTTACGTCGATTCCATTCGAGGTCAAAAATCTGTCGTTCAAGGACTGGAGTCCAGGTGTGAATATTCACCATACGGAtgatttttctttttatatgtgCACAGAGGGTGGTCCGTATAAAGTATTATAGATCATTTTCTTAGCTTATATTATTCAAGGTTTAATCGTAGGTGTTGATTTTATAGTATTATATACAGGTGCAAGTATCTAATATTAAAAAGTGATAACTTTGATACGTGAAAATAACTTATCATTTTTTTAAAATATAGATAAATTTTAAAAGATTTATTACAGCATATCTGTAATGACTTTTTGCAAAGAAATCTTTCTGTAAAAGCTATGGTCGAAGATTTGTGTACTTTTCCATATACCTTTCGTATTGATTTCTTTGTTACAAATAAATATACTTTAATCGGAAGTTAATATTGATACTTAAAATTTAACTTGttctaattttatttaaattattaatatcaGCGTAAGCTTATTTTCTTCGTCTATTTTCCTTTACATCTGAATCATGTCCGACAGAGGATCATAATTGAATACGAAATGTAATCAGATAATtcttaaaataaatattttctttcgttttAAGTAATAAAACATCTAGTTTTCttatattttcatttcaaaCTCATAAATATTTAGTAACTACACTGAGGTGTACATCGAAACTGTAACAACGCTACTAATTAATCTTAAGAAGTAACAGCAACACAGCGTAATTTAATTCAGTATTAATCGCGAATTCAGCTGTCTGTTAAAATCGTACGATATTCGCAAGTGCTCCAAGAGCCGTTCCTCCACAGTTTCAGTTTTACATTAACTCGAAATTCGATGGTACGTGGTCAAATTAGAACGCTGGAGAACCCTATAATTATACAGTATGCTTTATGCTCGAGAGGTTTATTACGGATCGCCATCTCATTCTTCAGAAGGTTGACGTAACATTAACAATGCACACGAGTTAATAGAATATCCAAATCGTAAGCCTGTCATGCCGTTTCAACGAGCGGAAGCTTGAACCACGGTATTACGTTCTATGCTTCGTCTTCGCAAATCTGGAATTGGTCTTCATCGATCTGGTATCGATAAAAATTCACTGGCAACTCGACATGGATTACTTTGTGGTCAAATGGGAAACTGGGTTAATTCTGAAAAAGCAATTTTTCGGGACAGACACGAAACATTTTTCGACGTTTACAAAGATTTGAATCGTTTCACTCTTTTTGTTTGCTTTTTGTCTTTTCGCTTTTATTTTCAATGCTCGCAACATTTTTTAGACAAAGTCCATTTTCAAAATTGCCTCTTTAATTGTTCATTTAATGTTTTTAATACGTTCATATCTCTTGACAGATTTTTAGTGGAAAGTTCCTTTTTTAGCTTCAACTCATTTTAATCTTCTTTTCTATTGTACCAATTTAACTTCCAATTTCTCCGACGCATTCTCCTTGCgtttatttataaatttattattaaattcaGAAAAGATTGTTTAATTATAAAAATGATGCTTCATAGTGTAAGTTCTTAATTATCGATAAATGAGTAtgaaatatataacactgccTTTTTCATTTAAGTTATTTATACCGTTGACGTGTTAAGAGATCATAATAGTGACAATTTATCTTCCTTTCTTTTAGTATTTATTTTTATACCACATTCAACAGCGAATGGTTTAAAGGTATGACTGTAATATCAGACTGCTGGTAACGTTGGAGAACACTGTCAGTCGGATGATTTATGGTAGCGGTTATTAGTACGATCTATACACATGCAATGACTTTTTAGATACAGTATATTTGGCTACTTTTAGTCTTTTTCTTGTACTTTATTTGGTAGATGTATATCTATAGACCAGTACGAGAAGCCGAGGTCACATTATTTCTCGTGAGAAATGTGGCATCGTAAATCAATTCTCGGTGCTCGTTGTGTATTCCAAAATGTACAGCTGCGTCATAAAAATATGAAGGGAAACAATATGTTACATATACTAATGTTTTGCTGGATATAAAAATCATTTTCACGCATTTGCTACAATATCattgtaatttttcaatatttatcCATATGCTTTTCTTCTTCAACTACTTTTATGGAATTTTGtatgttaaataaaaataaattaatcaAGGATATCTGAAAGAATTTTTGTGAGATTATACATTTTTAGAAAATTAAGAGTATAGCAAGTAATTAAGACACGTGTAAAAGAGAAAAGAAGTTGAGCAGAGAAGCATCCATTACTTGGCCACTGTTTAATGAGTAACATCGATACTCCAATCTGGAAGGTGCTTTCATTAAAATAAAATGACGGGCTACGTCATTCATGGTGGTGAAAATTTAAAGTATCCGTGTGAAATGCAACTCCGCCTTGtgtaaaatatatttcaaaTAGATTTTACTACACGATCGTTGGGATTCACAGAATTTTTGTTCTCTTAATCAAGTAAATGGTTACATTTGACGTCGTTGTGGAATTTTTGTATGCAGCGCGACGTTATTGAATCTCGTCTATCGATTTATCGATTGATTGCACTCTGCGTCACACAATTTTCCGCGATAGATTCGAGAAACAATTTTTCTTTCAAATAAATTGCTATTAATCGTACGGACCATTAAAGTATATCGACACCTTTCGATTAAATCTTCTGCATATAAATTACCTAGAGCGTAAGCTGTTGAACGTACATCAATTAATTGCGTATCAATTGGTTATCGAATCGATGCGATTGAGATTAATGAACTATAAACAATATAATACGATACGAAGTACGTCAGTGACAGAAGTGATAAGATACTGCGAACGATAATCGCCATTAATTATTAGTTAGCAATTGGCAAAAATTCAATTTCACGATTAATTCTAACTTATATACAATACGCAATACGATTTCTACAAAACATTCTGATGCTTTTAATGATGCATTTGGATGGAAAAATATAAGAGAATTGGAATAATTAGTGATATCAGTGGTTTGCATGTTTTTAGGGTGTGAAGAAAGACCGAATTTGGCGAGGAACCCAGTGCAAGCTGTGCGATTCGAGGTTGTTCGTGAGCCGGGTATGGTCTTAGGGACGACGGCGGGGCGATGACGCTCTATCACCGCCCGCCGTCATCGTCAAGAGTCCCTGAGGACTCGCCTAGTCTCCCGGACCCTATCAGAAGTTTGGTCCCGACCTTCGCCACCGACAACGAACGTCACTGTCGCTATTCCACGTGGAGATTGGCAAAGACGAACGCGACTAGTGCGTTCGCGAGGAGATATGAAAGATCGACCTCATCGACCGTATCGAGATCATCACGGACAGGCGATGCCCCTAGAGGAGGTTCAGGGATTGCTACTTCCACCCTCCAGAACAGGTGAGACTCTAATTTCGTGCTAATTACAGATTTCCTCCTGTAGTGTTACTTGAAGGAAGAGGCGAGGACAACGTGCCAGTACCATAATGGCGTCGCAGTAACGTACAGTCAACTCTCGTTATAATAATGTTCTGCTATATAAGAGCTGTCCAttttattaaccctttgcaattGGTTAACCATTCTGAGGAGATATCGGATTAGTGTTTACGGAGGTCAAATTTATTCCACCGCGACTTTTTGAGAAATccgtgaaatggaaattttctgttGCTGGTAAACGTTTGCTATAGATACTTCTTAAACgttagcaattcatattattgaaatattagagtttctattgctaactttCGGGATGGCGTCGAGTGCAAAGAATTAAGTCAAGGCTATGTAAGAATCGCGGCCATATTTAACGGAAGAAATAAGGAAATCCAGAAAAGAGTTTGTGTACATCATACGTTATTTAGGTATGTAAGTGCAGGATGGGATAAGGATGTACACAGTTAGTCTAGTACACTGACGTTAATTTAGGTTCGTGATTTTATTCGTCGTATCTGCTTTTACGTCCTGATATCTCAACGCGCTGTTTGttgtatcatcaaacataaaaCATCGTTGTTCAAGCTTTCCCTCTGGGTTCTCACTTCTCGAGTCGGTTAGTTAAGTCTTCCAGCTCTGCTAGCTTTTAACTTTTTAAACAGTTCTGATGAGAGTTTCAAGGACGAGTGTTTGGATGCTTGATGGAGCGTTGAGACGTTAAAATACTTTCAGGGTGAAACAATTACGTGGAACGTTCAAGCACTTTTGCGAATGTTGTTCGCGAAGAATTAATTTGTGGGATCAGTTTTATTCTCACCGGGCGAAAATGGGCGTAATGAGGTAAATTTACGAAGCATGCCTGTTTGTTTGCTTGGGATATTTCGCCTGTTAAACGAGTAATCGAAAAGTGCACGGAAATTCCTGCATTTATGAACTCTGGTTTTCGCAATTTAGTTTTTCTGTTCACGTTAATTTCATTGTCGTTAGGAACAGAATTGTTGCTTGGAGTTAACGAGTTTCAACAGGTTTTATACcagtaaaataattaaaatcgtAGGAATAAACGCAACTAATGTTTTAATAATGTGTACAGACAAGAACACAGCGCTCtcttaaaattatttaattaaagtCATCAAACAATTCAAATTATCTTAAATCACTTTTGTCACATCTCTTTCAGATTGTTTTTCCTGATATCTGGTATAGGGAATAAAATGAGTTTAACACATTTAACAATAACTTTAGGTTCTTttgttaaatatacatattagaGATGTAGTGTTCTTTATGGAAATAGAAAGTCAATTCACCATAGAGAAGAAGAAATAGCAATCAAACGATATTGTAGAATAATAAATAGTAATCGTAACATATGGTTTTATACTCTAGAGGTAAAGAAACGTGGGCTGAATGAAAATCGAATTCGTAATCGATGTTGATAGATTTTATTGAAGTTCGATCGAGATCAGTTATATTCGATCCATCAATATCCATGTTAGCAGATGCGCGTGAATTAGGGTAATTTCCCGTGGTAGCTAGTTGATCTGGATTCTGCGCACAGGTTGTTATTAATTATGGACGAACAAGTACACGCACACACGTACGCGAAGATTGAAACGTGTAATATAGAAGGAACAAGCTGATGGTGATTTCATTCGAGCGAAATTGACTTTGTAATTGGCTTATAATTATTTACTATCAATAGAAGACTTAATAGAGAATTGTAATGAATATTTAAGCTGtttaaatgaatattttaagtaGCAGAATTTTCATAATTTTTGTGTAACACAAGATTATTTAGCATTATTGCCTGCTTAATACAcaataatatcaattttttgCAACACTATATGATTTGAAAATTGCGATTGTGTCGTGCTTGAAATATGAACTTTTGTCTGTCTTGTTTGCTTATTAAGACATTGTAGCGTTTAGCTATTGTAAATTTACACATCTGTTTATGACAGTTGAAAGCTACTATTTCTTGAAAATTTCCTGAAGCAGTCCAGAAGTCAGACAGCAAAATCGCAATCAATGGCAATTTTCTCATAAAGCAAGAGAAATCGTTACACGCGATACACATCAAATATACACGACATTTGATTATTTTTACTTCCTTattacgttttaaataaaacacTTTCAACTATCTAATTTCATTAGATTCGCAATTAAATATCACAGCGAAGTCGTAAATTTGATCAACGATGAAGTAACGATAAACACAGCGAGTTATAAAAATAAGAAATACAATTATTAAAGTctgaaattgaagaaaaatttttAAACGGCGACATTTTATGGCTGactttaattaatttcaattcctgTTTCGATCTGAACGATTCCAAGcattcgatacgtagttattTGTACCGATGGGATGTTACGATTTTAACAGTATAATGCTTCGATAATTTTTCGAGCTAGCTATCGGGGAAGGATTAACGGTGATCGGGTTTAATTTTGGTACAGCCCACTCAAGGCTCGGTAAAACGGAGGTTAATTACCACTTAAGCAACGTTCTCGAGGAACTCATCGCCCTCTAGCCCACCTTCCTAATCCTATTTCTTTGACAATTATAATCTCACGTTGACAATGAAAGCGGTTTCTCGATTGGATTGCGGTAATCGGTGAAGCAGGAAGGAAATGTGAAATTTTTCACTTGTCGCAACTTCATTCTGATATTATAGTAGTGATATTCATATTTATAcagttattatattattaaacgCAACACTGACGATTAAAATAAACCTgctttattaaatttatatatttactgactaaaaacaaaaaaattggGGAGAAATATTCAgtagaattaatttttttttcatttctgatTCTCCTGTCGATTTAAAGTCAGTCGCCAAATTTACGTGGCTGTTAGTGACAACAACAAAGGACAGTATATGTTCCTTTATACGATGTGTACGCTTGTGAGAAACGAATTGCTGTTCCTGTTGTAAAACATAATACCATTTTATAAGATTTCTGTATCGATCCGTTTTACGTTCTTTTTATGTTCGAAACTATACGCAAGATTTATTGAAAATCATGAAGTTAATAAGCTGACACACTGTTTCTTCTCTTATCGTTTACAATAACAGTTTCTTTCAAATCGATAGTTGATTATTTAGTTGAAAACGAGGAATTAACTGGTTAGAAAAAGTTATTATCGTTCACATTTTCATTCCAGCTAAACGATCAGAATCAGTTGTACAAGCACCAGTTTAAATAAGTATTCAAGAATAGCATGAGTCTGTTATGTATATAAAATGATCCGTGCACCGAGATATAAAAGCTGTCGAATATCATTGACCATTACTACCGTAGCAGACATCTAATCGGTCGATGACACTGTTCAGAGTTTCGTCAGATGTAATTTTTGATCCATCTGGGGCGTAGGAGGAGCGATCAAGGGGCGGGTTCTGAATTCCCCGAGGAACGGCGATCGCGGCCATCGAGCCGCTGTATTTTTTGGTGTCCAGGGCTCATTGCGGTCTCTCTGTTTTACGACAGGTAACCGGGGACCCCTGAATGTGACGATTGTACAGGTCGGGAAAGGAAATGGGGGCGGTGGAGATGGCGGGAGTGATTTACTGAGATTGGAACCACCGTCGGATTTAAGGCCAACTCCGTCGCCCTTATCCGACACCAGTGCCACACTGCAGTCGGACAACAATGATACCTTTAGCGGAGGTGAGGCTATTCATGGTTATTGTTTCCTCGTTTCCTTAATGCACTTGAGTATTGCCCGCGGGATGTTTGCCAAACCCTTACCTTCACGATATTGGACTCGGGAAGAACGGGGCGTTGGGTTACTGGCTCGATGATGTCATTCTTTAATCAATTACCTAATTCATTACTGGAATCTTTAAATACCCTGGAATGTTTATTGCACTCGAACTTTGTATCTAGCTGATGTTTATTAATGCTGTCTTTTCttgttttctatttttttctcgTTCTCCTTGTATCGATAGTGATTGTTTTTATATTTTTGAATGTGTTTATCTGGTTGTCAACCTTTTATGTATCGTTAAGTGTTCTTACTGTGTTTGTACTTTGTCTCGTCACTTTGTGTAAGCATTGGTTAGTCATTCtctttcgttgtaaaatattgtTACGATTAATTACTCCTGGGTGGATACGAAGGTTTAGTCAACGCAAGGAACCTGTTACCATCACTTTCATTTTGTCTTTCGAAATAATTTCGTCATTTGGTAAAATTTCTTGTATTAGATGGATCATTAGATTCATATCATTTCGATGATCGCATGACGATAGGTCTCTGTAGTATGCTAGCAATAGTGTATTGTCTCGTAACTTTTATAGCTATTCGATAATTTACGAAATTCGACAAGCATCTTCGGACAGCCGTGCGAGTGCGCACGGGTTAAATATCGACGACGAAGGGGGGATCGGTTTACGCTCAGTTCGTAATGGAAACACGGAAGACGTCACATCCTGGTAGCGGAAACGTCCCGGAGGTTAGGACCTGGTTAAGGCTAAGTTGCCAAGCAACGATGCGAAGAAAAATTCAGTAAAGCGATATGTCAAAGGTGGATGAAACGTTTTATCGATGCGAAAACGATCTATGGATGCATTAATATTTCCCTGTGCATGCTATGCGACGAACAACAGCTTTATGTATGATGCATTAAAATTGGATATGCtacgaattaatattatatgaaaGTTATGACGCATGGTAACGAATTTAATAATAGAAAATGATACGTGTATTAATGAGTGAAACCGGCGATATGCACGAGGCAAATTTTACCGCCACTCTTTCTCTCTTGTTTGCGATGCAGCTACATGTTGGATAAACGATTCTTTTAAGAAGTGGTGCACTTGTACGAGATTGTAATCAGAAAAACGAAAATGACATAATGGTCTTGTACAATTATCTACGTAACTTTAGTATCGCAACGTGACTTTAAATATCCAAGTATCTCTAAAAAGGAAGAAGGCTCGCTCTAAAGTACAATGCAATCTTCATAAAATGGAAGAATGGCCGTCAGACGAAAGTGGCgcgtttaaacgtttcaaacatttaaatgattgCATTGTACGAGTTGATATTACACTAAAATACACGTGCATAGTATAATCTAGCAATAAACGATAGTtaacaataataatttataatcgTATATCAAAAGTTTATTGAAAAAAGTGTATAATGCTTATCATCGACAGTGCATACGCAGAGAATGGCCCATCATCTTCGCAAATGTCCAATATTTCATTCGTTGCGATAAATATCGGTGCAATTAAGAATATGGATAAAACAGTCGTTGGTCTGCATTTCACGGGAATATTACGTTCAATCGAAATGGCATCGCGTCATGAGAAAGAAATTGCTCGCGGCCCGGGTGATAGTAATTACGGTTGCGCTCTTGGAATATCGGATTTTCACACGGATGGGGCGCGCTTTAATTCCACGCCAGACTATCTCTGTCCGTTCGAAATCCGCGTGTGGCCGATATTTACTTGCCAAATAATTGGATTACTTACAACGCGCGCGTGGCTGTCTTTCTTTCGAGGACGTACTCGACAGTGTCGCGCGAGAGAATGGCGGATAAAAATGTTCAGATCGAACTGCTCGCTACTCGCCCACTTTTTCCTCCGTCAATTCTATTTCGTACGTGTCGCGAATTTTTGCTTCGCCGAACGGTGCTTTCCGTTATGGAGCAATCTTTCGTTCATGTATCCGATTGAAGTTAATGTCACTTCGTGGACAGcgtgtatgtgaattctaccgTGCAATGGAGAGGACATGGTTTCTGCAATTTTTTCTCCGTAAATTCCAGAGAATTTTGTAGTATAAGTTTTGTGTATATGTACGCGTTACAAAGGACTTCGCGTTTCCTTTCTGGGGGTGAAATTTAAACAAATTTCGTATTTGGATCGTAATAAAATTTAATTGAGAAGTTTACGCATTTTTCACGTGATAAGAATAATTCaatgttttgtatatctcgaagCGTTTGAAAATTTTTTATGTAAGGGGTGAGTTCTTAATCGCGATTATGCAGTGTCGTCTGATTAAAAAAGAAGTATTGACAATTGATCGCGGGAACGacggaaataataataatacgaaACAGAGGAGATACTATAGGAATTCGAGTATTCGAAGGACAGGTACATTCTAACCAACCATTTTTATTGGAACATTTACTATAATATAGTGTCCATGTGTGTGCAGAGTATCCCATTTAAATCGATTCCTCCGAGTATCTACGAAATTATTCATAATATCGGAAAATGTTTTGAACGGAAGTTAAATAATATATAGACAAGAACATTCCATTAAAACAATTACTACTTAAAAAAAATCAACGAAAAAAAGACTCGTGTTAAAATGATTTCATTTAGCTGCAAATTTTGAAACGTATGTGTAAATTCCATAAATTGTGTTTGAAAAGTCACTTTAATAGCCATACTGTATACGCAAGCAACAATGCAAGTACCAATTGACaatattaaaattcgaatattccTTAAAGCAACGGTTCCACGACATAAATACGTTAATACATTTTTGTAGCAAATGATGAGCACTCTATTTCGATTAATATATGAAAAGTAATAAAGTTGACCATTATTTGCCCTTTACGCCCCCGTCTACAAGAAAACTGTATCCTTGGTGGAACCATTTAATTAAGAGATCGATTTAAACGGGCACACTGTATACTTATATTTGGCAAACATAAATAGAGCATGGCAAATAATGAAACTATTTATTTCTCGTTTAATCTACCGAAGTTAATCGGCTCCATGCGTGGGCTTCGCAACGTTGCTGTCGCAATAGGTTCGCGGAACATCTGAGGCTTCGACAATCGGTGGACTGTTTACACGATTACATTACACGATCACTACATGTGCAGTAAATCTGAATAGAGGAGTGATACATAACGTGCGGATATCACGTCGGTTACCTACACAGTGTATTCAATGCTGCggtaataaataatttatcctGTCGAGGCTTATTGGTTTATCTGTCTCTCGGCTTATTGGCTTATTGGTTCAAGTATTGAATCTTGAAATGCTGTGACTAATGCACGGGAACGGAATATAATTTGTTTCCCTTCGACTTACGGATGTAATCTTGTTACTTACATAGTTGCAATATCTGGCTTCGTTTCTCaactatcgcgtcttaaaatgcAGAGAAATTAGTAGGTCGCGTGAATTCCATATAAAAATTTTACTATTTATAACGCGGTACAGCATTGGTCATTTTTTGCCGTTACTTCGAGTTGCTTCATAAAAAATGTTAACATTTTAATCATCGATTTGTGTGTCGAATTGTTACGATTACCACTAGAAATATTGTACCCGCTCAATAGATATTGTCTACGTGTGTACAATACAATTAGTCCTTATTGGTATTAGAGACACGAACGGGTGACACGTTGATCGAGCGAGAAATTGATGGCAGTACTTAGATAAAGTCGTTTCCAATCGAGTGGCCGTGTCACGCAGCTGCATTAACGAGGCTAGTAGGTCCAGGAGCACTGCTCTCGTCTGGATGAACACGAGCAGTGATTTTGGCTGTGCACGTGACTCAACTATCCGAGAAAAAATAATAGCAGTAGATAGAGTGACTTTCGATTAGACAATGGCGTCGTGCATCTGGTTAGTAGGACGAGTGGCTCCAGAATTGTTACGCATCTGAGAGTCAGATTAATTCGAATTCGTTTAAGAAAAATATTAAGTTTAGATGCATCATTTTATCGTTTTCCTTATTTTGTGAGATATACGTACATATGTTTGTGCTATAACTGGATATTG
The window above is part of the Xylocopa sonorina isolate GNS202 chromosome 3, iyXylSono1_principal, whole genome shotgun sequence genome. Proteins encoded here:
- the Kcnq gene encoding KCNQ potassium channel, encoding MKDRPHRPYRDHHGQAMPLEEVQGLLLPPSRTGNRGPLNVTIVQVGKGNGGGGDGGSDLLRLEPPSDLRPTPSPLSDTSATLQSDNNDTFSGGVDPRLLLGAGTGGDRNTWEGRYHVKEHRRAGKATFQGQVYNFLERPTGWKCFLYHFSV